GGGATGTACCGCCGCATGGGGCTGGCGCTGCCAGGGCAAGAAAGCTGACCTCGGCGCAGGGCCAGCGCTTCTCGTCGCCCCGGACGGCAGGGACGTGGGGGGTGCGGGCGCTGCGACCACGGCGGGGGCACACAGCGGGGGCAAGGCGAGAGGTCGCCCCGGCGCAGGCTGTCCGGCAGGTCCCGGGAGATAGGGGGCATCACGGCCCCCGGTCTGCCGCTATCTTGCGCAGGTGCGCTTTTTGCTGGCCCTCAACCTGACTGTCCTCGCCCTGCTGGCCGGGCTGACGGGGTCGCGGGCGCAGGCCCCGGCCGCGGCGGACGTGACCCTGCGGCGGGTGGCGGCGCCGGTACCGGGCGTCCCCCTCAGCCCCGCCGTGGAGCGCGCCCTGGCCGGGCTGCCGGAGGGCGTGCGGGTGGGCCTGCTGGTGCGCGACCTGGAGACCGGGCAGGTGCTGGAAGCGCGCGGGGCAGGCGTCCCGCTGATTCCGGCGAGTACGGTGAAGCTGGTCACGGCGGCCTCGGTGCTGGTGGACCGGGGCGGGGCGGACGGCTGGTGGAGCACCGACCTGACCCGCCCCGCTGCGGGCGGAAGCCGCGCGAGCGCGCCGCACCTGACCCTGCGCGGCGGGGCCGACCCGACCCTCCGCGTGGCGGGCGGCCCCAACAGCCTCAGGGCGCTGGCCAAGCAGGCCTTTGCCCGGGGCCTGCGCGAGGTCGGTGAGGTCCGCCTTGACGAGACGCGTCTCAGCGCGCGGGGCTGGCAGGACCTGGTGCTGGGCGTGCCCATGACCCCCCTGCGCCTGGCCGAGTGGCAAGACGCGTCCCCGGCCTCCGCCGCCGAGGCCAGGGCGCGGGCGGGCGCGGCGCTGATCGCGGAGTTGCGCCGCGCCGGGGTGCGGGTCGCGTCCGACACGGTGGGGACCGCGCCCGCCTTCTCCCCCTACATTCCGCCTCCGCGCCGCGACGCGCGGGGAAAGTGGCTGCCGCCCGACCCGCTGATTCCTGCGGAGCGCCGCCCCGAGCAGGGGGTGGCCTCGGTGCGCAGCGCGCCGCCTTCCGGGGTGCTGGCCGCCACCCTGCGTCCCAGCGACAACCTGCTGTCCGAGGAACTGCTCGCCACCCTGGCCGTGCGCCCCGGCATGGGCGGCACGCTGCACAGCGCCCTGCGCCGCGAGCGCGCGGTGCTGCGCCGCTTGCAGGTGGACCTGCGGGGCGTTCACCTCGCGGATGGCAGCGGCCTGAGCCGCGAAAACCGCCTGACGCCGCGCGCGCTGGTAGACCTGCTGGACGTCATGCACGACCTGCCCTACCGGGTGGGGGGGGCGCAGGCCGAGTTGCCAGCCGGCACCTACCGGGCACGCCGCAACGTCTTTGCCGAGGCGCTGCCGCAGGCGGGCACCGGGGGCGACAAGGACGGGCGCGGCGGCACGCTGGCGCTGAGACTCGGGGGCAGCGGGCTGGACGTGCGGGCCAAGACGGGCACCCTGCCGGGGGTCTCGGCGCTCGCGGGGTACGTCACGGGGCGCAGCGGGCATACGCTGGCCTTTGCCGTGCTGATGAACGGGCCGGAGGACAGTCCGATCCTGACGCTGCGGGCGGTGCAGGATGAGGTGGTTCGGGTGGTGGCGGGGGCGCATTAGGTCGAAGGCGCCCACCCCCCAGCCCCCTCCCCAGGGGGCAGGGGGAGCGAAGCGCTGCGCTCGGCAAGGGCAGACGGGCAGCGCTGGGAGGGCGTAATCCTCAAACCCAATGTTGGATCTTGGTGCGGCCCCGTCGCGGCCACCGTCTCGCTGCGTGAGCAGGGCGGGGGGAAGGCGGTGCGGACTCCATGCGCCCATACCTGTGCGGCGTCCGCTGTGCCCGTTTTTAGAAAGCCCAAGCTTGAGCGCCGTTTCTCCACCCCCTTGACTCGCAGAGCGGCTTGCAGAGGGGGTGAACCAGCCCTGTCCCCCTCTCCGCCCTACCTCCCCTCCGCCCGCACGCCGACCACGCCGTCCGCGAATTCCAGGGTCAGGGTCTCCCCCGGCTGCACGGCTGCGGCCCGCGTCACGGGCTGGCCCTCCTGATCCCGCACCAGGGCGTAGCCGCGTGCCAGGGTGCGCTGGGGCGTCAGGCCCAGGGCCTGGCGCATCAGGGCGTCAGTCTGGGTGTGGGCGGCGTCGGTCTGGCGGCGGGCCGCCGTGAGGAGGCGGTCCAGGGTCCACCTGGCCCCGGCGTCGGCGTTGACCAGCACCTCGCGGGCGTGGGCGCGGATGGTGCGGGCCTGGTCCTGGGCCTGGGCGGCGGCCTCCGCCACCGTCCGCACGATCAGGGCGGCGGCCTTGCTGGGCGTGTCGGTGCGGAGGGCCGCCACCTCGTCGGGGAGGGTATCGTCGCGGGCGTGGCCCAGCCCGGTGATCACGGGCGCCGGAAAGGTGGCGAGGGCGCGGGCCAGCGCCAGATCGTTGAGCCAGGCCAGGTCGGTCACGGCCCCCCCGCCCCGGATCAGCACCAGCGCGTCGAGAGGCGCGTGCTCGTGCGCCGCGCGCGCCTGCGCCACGGCCGCCGTCAGGCTGGCCGACGCCGCCGCCCCCTGGAAGGTCGCTTCCAGATACACGAACTCCACCACCCCGGCGGCCTCCAGCGCGTCCGTCTCGCGCCGGAAGTCGCCCAGGCCCGCTGCCCCCTCGGGGCTGATGACCGCCACCCGCGCGAAGTCGGTCGGGGTGGGCAGGGTGCGGTTCAGCCCGTATACGCCCTCGCGCACCAGCGTCTCCCGCAGGGCCTCGAGGCGCAGCGCCGCGTCGCCCAGGGTGAACTCGGGCGCCACGTCGAGCACGTTGAGGGAAAAGCCGTACTGGGGATGAAACTCGGCGGTGCAAAACAGCAGCACCTTGAGACCCGCCGTCAACGTTCCCCCGGTCGCCCGGCGGAACTTGCCCTCCAGGGCGTAGCGCTCGCGCGCCCACACGGTCGCGCGGCACTTGGCGACCTCGCCTTCCTCGCCCAGCTGCACCAGATCGAGGTAGAGGTGGCGGCGGTCGGTCAGGGAAGCGATCTCGGCACGCACCCACACCGCGCCGGGCACCCCCCGCGCGATGACCTGCCCCACGTAGGCCAGCACGTCCGCGAGGTCGAGAAACTGCTCGGGTGGGCGGGGGGTCTCGCTCTTCTTGCGTCTGCGCCCGGTCACTGTCTGCCTCCCCTCACAGCCGCGCCCCGAGCACGCGGCCTGCCGCCGCCGCCCCCACGCCCAGGCCCACGCTGAGGGCGGCGTACAGCGCGGCCAGCCCCCCCGCCCCGCGCGTGAGCAGCTCGTCCAGCTCCACGCTGAAGGTCGAAAAGGTCGTGAACGCCCCCAGCACCCCGGTCCCGAAGGCCAGCCGCGCCGCCTCCGGCCACAGCCCGCGCCCCACCAGACTGAGGGTGAGGCCCAGCGCAAAGGACCCCACCACGTTGATGCCCAGCACCGCCCAGGGAAACCCACCGCGCGACACCAGCGGCCACAGCGCCAGTTGCACGCCGTACCGCGCGGCGGCCCCCACCGCGCCGCCCGCCATCACCCACAGCCACGCATTCATGGGGCTTGCGGCCCAACGGGGCCAGGAGTCGTCCCTGTCTGGCCCGGGCAGGAAAAGACAGTTGCCGGGAAAGGCGTGAGCGAACCGGCGCTTTCCCGGTTCGGGAACGTATGGGACGGGAACCGCATCACCGCCCCAGGGTACGCGCCCGGCGCGGCCAGCGCACCCTGCCCGGTCCACCCCAGCGCGCGTCCCTCACCCCCCAGTCCAGCGGGTAGCCTGTCTGCGATGATTCGCGCCAAGACCCTGACCGGCAGCGACCTGGAGTGGACCGGGCAGACCGGGCAGGTGTGGGTGGACGCGCAGGCGGTCACGCCGCCTGAGCTGGAGCGGCTGCGCGCCGCTTTTCCCCTCAACCGCCTGGCGGTCGAGGACGCGCTGGAACGCGGCCACTGGAGCCGCGCCGAGGCCTACCCCGAGCACACCTTCATCACCGTCCGCTCGTTCGCGCGCCCCGCCGAGGCGGACGAGTTCACCGAGCGCGTCAGCGTTTTCCTGTTTCCCGACGCGGTCCTCACCCTCAGCAGCCAGGGCACCCGCGCGCTGGAGGCGGTCTGGAAACTGCTGGGCCGAGGGAGCGTGAACACGCCGCCCGAGATCGTCTACGAGCTGCTCGACGAGACCGCCGACAGCTTCTTCGCGCTGGCCGACACCCTGGAGACGCGGGTGGACGCCCTGGAGG
The sequence above is a segment of the Deinococcus budaensis genome. Coding sequences within it:
- a CDS encoding D-alanyl-D-alanine carboxypeptidase; translation: MRFLLALNLTVLALLAGLTGSRAQAPAAADVTLRRVAAPVPGVPLSPAVERALAGLPEGVRVGLLVRDLETGQVLEARGAGVPLIPASTVKLVTAASVLVDRGGADGWWSTDLTRPAAGGSRASAPHLTLRGGADPTLRVAGGPNSLRALAKQAFARGLREVGEVRLDETRLSARGWQDLVLGVPMTPLRLAEWQDASPASAAEARARAGAALIAELRRAGVRVASDTVGTAPAFSPYIPPPRRDARGKWLPPDPLIPAERRPEQGVASVRSAPPSGVLAATLRPSDNLLSEELLATLAVRPGMGGTLHSALRRERAVLRRLQVDLRGVHLADGSGLSRENRLTPRALVDLLDVMHDLPYRVGGAQAELPAGTYRARRNVFAEALPQAGTGGDKDGRGGTLALRLGGSGLDVRAKTGTLPGVSALAGYVTGRSGHTLAFAVLMNGPEDSPILTLRAVQDEVVRVVAGAH
- the xseA gene encoding exodeoxyribonuclease VII large subunit: MTGRRRKKSETPRPPEQFLDLADVLAYVGQVIARGVPGAVWVRAEIASLTDRRHLYLDLVQLGEEGEVAKCRATVWARERYALEGKFRRATGGTLTAGLKVLLFCTAEFHPQYGFSLNVLDVAPEFTLGDAALRLEALRETLVREGVYGLNRTLPTPTDFARVAVISPEGAAGLGDFRRETDALEAAGVVEFVYLEATFQGAAASASLTAAVAQARAAHEHAPLDALVLIRGGGAVTDLAWLNDLALARALATFPAPVITGLGHARDDTLPDEVAALRTDTPSKAAALIVRTVAEAAAQAQDQARTIRAHAREVLVNADAGARWTLDRLLTAARRQTDAAHTQTDALMRQALGLTPQRTLARGYALVRDQEGQPVTRAAAVQPGETLTLEFADGVVGVRAEGR
- a CDS encoding fluoride efflux transporter FluC, with the translated sequence MNAWLWVMAGGAVGAAARYGVQLALWPLVSRGGFPWAVLGINVVGSFALGLTLSLVGRGLWPEAARLAFGTGVLGAFTTFSTFSVELDELLTRGAGGLAALYAALSVGLGVGAAAAGRVLGARL